The Phytohabitans houttuyneae genome has a segment encoding these proteins:
- a CDS encoding NAD(P)/FAD-dependent oxidoreductase, whose protein sequence is MARPRIVIVGAGFAGYQCARKLARLSKGAADIVLLNPTDYFLYLPLLPEVAASGLEARRIAVSIPGTIGDRVRLALGKATAVDLDGRRVEYTDPEGGGGDLRYDRLVLAAGSVNKLLPIPGVAEHAHGFRGIFEALYLRDHVTRQVELADAADDRGERAARLTFVVVGAGYTGTEVAAHGALFTRDLVARHPRLADDPVRWMLLDVAGRVLPELDERLSRTADRVLRERDVDVRTGCSVKEATHEGVHLSDGSFVPTRTLVWCVGVRPDPLVADLGLPTNKGRLVVDEYLGVPGRPEVLACGDAAAVPDLTRPGEITAMTAQHASRQGRLAAHNIAASYGKGRPRAYKHHDLGFVVDLGGVQAAADPLGIPLGGPVAKAVTSGYHLLAMPGNRVRTAADWALNAVLRRETVQLGLVRAPAVPLDTTQPEVRTI, encoded by the coding sequence ATGGCTCGTCCGCGGATCGTCATCGTCGGGGCCGGGTTCGCCGGCTACCAGTGCGCACGGAAGCTGGCCCGCCTCTCCAAAGGGGCGGCGGACATCGTGCTGCTCAACCCGACCGACTACTTCCTGTACCTGCCGCTGCTGCCGGAGGTCGCCGCGTCCGGGCTGGAGGCGCGGCGGATCGCGGTGTCGATCCCCGGCACGATCGGCGACCGGGTGCGGCTGGCGCTGGGCAAGGCGACGGCCGTCGACCTCGACGGGCGGCGCGTGGAGTACACCGACCCGGAGGGCGGCGGCGGCGACCTGCGGTACGACCGGCTCGTGCTCGCCGCCGGCAGCGTCAACAAGCTGCTGCCGATCCCGGGCGTGGCCGAGCACGCGCACGGGTTCCGCGGCATCTTCGAGGCCCTGTACCTGCGCGACCACGTCACCCGCCAGGTCGAGCTCGCCGACGCCGCCGACGACCGGGGCGAGCGGGCGGCGCGGCTGACGTTCGTGGTGGTGGGCGCCGGCTACACCGGCACGGAGGTGGCCGCGCACGGCGCGCTGTTCACCCGGGACCTGGTCGCCCGCCACCCGCGGCTGGCCGACGACCCGGTGCGGTGGATGCTGCTGGACGTGGCCGGCCGCGTGCTGCCCGAGCTCGACGAGCGGCTGTCCCGCACCGCCGACCGGGTGCTGCGCGAGCGCGACGTCGACGTGCGGACGGGGTGCTCGGTGAAGGAGGCCACGCACGAGGGCGTACACCTCAGCGACGGGAGCTTCGTGCCCACCCGCACGCTCGTGTGGTGTGTCGGCGTGCGGCCGGACCCGCTCGTGGCCGACCTCGGCCTGCCCACCAACAAGGGGCGGCTGGTGGTCGACGAGTACCTCGGCGTGCCCGGCCGGCCCGAGGTGCTGGCCTGCGGCGACGCCGCGGCGGTGCCCGACCTGACCCGGCCCGGCGAGATCACCGCGATGACCGCGCAGCACGCCAGCCGGCAGGGCAGGCTCGCCGCGCACAACATCGCCGCGTCGTACGGCAAGGGCCGGCCGCGCGCGTACAAGCACCACGACCTCGGCTTCGTCGTCGACCTCGGCGGCGTGCAGGCGGCGGCCGACCCGCTCGGCATCCCGCTCGGCGGGCCGGTGGCGAAGGCGGTCACGTCGGGCTACCACCTCCTGGCGATGCCGGGCAACCGGGTGCGTACCGCCGCGGACTGGGCGCTCAACGCCGTGCTGCGGCGCGAGACCGTCCAACTTGGACTTGTGCGGGCCCCCGCGGTCCCGCTGGACACGACGCAGCCCGAGGTCCGTACCATCTGA
- a CDS encoding DHA2 family efflux MFS transporter permease subunit, producing the protein MVRYAEAAGRWVLLATVLGSGLTFLDATVVNIALPRIGEDFEAGAAALQWTVNGYTLSLAALILLGGSLGDRYGRRRVFVIGVAWFAVASLLCGLAPNDETLIAARVLQGVGGALLTPGSLAILEASFDSDDRAKAIGAWSGMAGVAGAIGPFLGGWLVGAASWRWVFLINVPLAALVVYVALRHVPESSNPDAAPRLDIAGVVTGAAGLAGLTYGFTAWAAEGPGSPVVLATLAVGVGGIAAFLLVERRSSHPMLPLEIFRIRPFTAANLVTFAVYAALGGVFFLVVLNLQVVAGFSPLAAGTALLPVTALMLVLSARAGALGQRIGPRIPMTAGPLLCAVALVLLSRVGAGADYAVDVLPAAILLGLGLSLTVAPLTATALGSVPERHAGIASGVNNAVARAAGLLAVATLPLAAGIGTGSLTDAGDLAPVYRNAMLICAGLLVAGAAAAVAWVPRRVARDEPVPVHCAVTGPPPRQVGEQSPG; encoded by the coding sequence ATGGTGCGGTACGCGGAGGCCGCCGGCCGGTGGGTCCTGCTGGCCACCGTGCTCGGCTCGGGCCTCACGTTCCTCGACGCCACCGTGGTCAACATCGCGCTGCCCCGGATCGGCGAGGACTTCGAGGCCGGCGCGGCGGCTCTGCAGTGGACGGTCAACGGGTACACGCTCAGCCTCGCCGCCCTCATCCTGCTCGGCGGCTCGCTCGGCGACCGCTACGGGCGCCGCCGGGTGTTCGTGATCGGCGTCGCCTGGTTCGCCGTCGCCTCGCTGCTGTGCGGCCTCGCGCCCAACGACGAGACGCTGATCGCCGCCCGCGTCCTGCAGGGTGTCGGCGGCGCGCTGCTCACGCCCGGCTCGCTGGCGATCCTGGAGGCGTCGTTCGACTCCGACGACCGCGCCAAGGCGATCGGCGCGTGGTCGGGCATGGCGGGGGTGGCGGGTGCGATCGGCCCGTTCCTCGGCGGGTGGCTGGTCGGCGCGGCGTCGTGGCGGTGGGTCTTCCTGATCAACGTGCCGCTCGCCGCGCTGGTCGTCTACGTCGCGCTGCGGCACGTGCCCGAGTCCTCGAACCCCGACGCCGCGCCGCGCCTCGACATCGCCGGCGTGGTCACCGGCGCGGCCGGGCTCGCCGGCCTCACCTACGGCTTCACCGCGTGGGCCGCCGAGGGGCCCGGCTCGCCGGTCGTGCTGGCCACGCTCGCGGTCGGGGTCGGCGGGATCGCCGCGTTCCTGCTCGTCGAACGCCGCTCCAGCCACCCGATGCTGCCGCTCGAGATCTTCCGGATCCGGCCGTTCACCGCGGCCAACCTGGTCACCTTCGCCGTGTACGCGGCGCTCGGCGGCGTGTTCTTCCTGGTGGTGCTCAACCTCCAGGTCGTGGCCGGCTTCAGCCCGCTCGCGGCGGGCACCGCGCTGCTGCCGGTCACCGCGCTGATGCTGGTGCTCTCCGCCCGGGCCGGCGCGCTGGGCCAGCGGATCGGCCCGCGCATCCCGATGACCGCCGGCCCGCTGCTGTGCGCGGTCGCGCTGGTGCTGCTGTCCCGGGTCGGCGCCGGCGCGGACTACGCGGTGGACGTGCTGCCCGCCGCGATCCTGCTCGGCCTCGGCCTGTCGCTGACCGTGGCGCCGCTCACCGCGACCGCGCTGGGCTCGGTGCCCGAGCGGCACGCCGGCATCGCCAGCGGCGTCAACAACGCCGTGGCCCGCGCCGCCGGCCTGCTCGCCGTCGCGACACTCCCGCTCGCCGCCGGCATCGGCACCGGCAGCCTCACCGACGCCGGCGACCTCGCGCCGGTGTACCGCAACGCCATGCTGATCTGCGCCGGCCTCCTGGTGGCCGGCGCCGCCGCCGCGGTGGCCTGGGTGCCGCGCCGGGTGGCCCGCGACGAGCCGGTCCCGGTCCATTGCGCCGTTACCGGCCCGCCGCCGCGCCAGGTCGGGGAACAATCGCCAGGATGA
- the egtC gene encoding ergothioneine biosynthesis protein EgtC: MCRHLAYVGRPVTLAALLLEPPHSLLRQSWAPRDMRGGGTINADGFGVGWYTPDGPVRYRRGSPMWSDAALPDLARSTSSGAVLAAVRSATVGMPVVETAAAPFAGDGLLFSHNGRVTGWPHSVAKLAGELPVTDLLTLDAPTDAAFLWALLRHRLRGGADPAAALAALVSEVDAAAPGSRLNLLLTDGDRIYATAAGHSLWTRPGLVASEPYDGDPAWQPVPDRSLVVADLATHNVEDL; this comes from the coding sequence GTGTGCCGGCACCTGGCGTACGTGGGGCGGCCGGTGACGCTGGCCGCCCTGCTGCTGGAGCCGCCGCACTCGCTGCTGCGCCAGTCCTGGGCGCCGCGGGACATGCGTGGCGGCGGCACGATCAACGCGGACGGCTTCGGCGTCGGCTGGTACACACCGGACGGTCCGGTCCGGTACCGGCGCGGAAGTCCGATGTGGAGTGACGCCGCGCTGCCCGACCTCGCGCGGTCGACCAGCAGCGGCGCGGTCCTGGCGGCGGTGCGCTCGGCGACCGTGGGCATGCCGGTGGTGGAGACGGCGGCCGCGCCGTTCGCCGGCGACGGCCTGCTGTTCAGCCACAACGGCCGGGTGACGGGCTGGCCGCACAGCGTCGCCAAGCTCGCCGGTGAGCTGCCCGTCACCGACCTTCTCACGCTCGACGCGCCCACCGACGCCGCTTTCCTGTGGGCGCTGCTGCGCCACCGGCTGCGCGGCGGCGCCGACCCGGCCGCCGCGCTCGCCGCGCTCGTGTCCGAAGTGGACGCCGCGGCGCCGGGCTCGCGGCTCAACCTGCTGCTCACCGACGGCGACCGGATCTACGCGACGGCGGCCGGCCACTCGCTGTGGACGCGGCCCGGACTCGTCGCCTCCGAACCCTACGACGGCGACCCCGCGTGGCAGCCCGTCCCCGACCGCTCGCTCGTGGTCGCCGACCTGGCGACCCACAACGTGGAGGACCTGTGA
- a CDS encoding S-4TM family putative pore-forming effector yields MESTAMRGLPDLAGRSLSAGSPSPLAERQNAKDLIHLLKAIIIAHRRARRYDATYLSVSILVALSGLVATFVKGLAVPVSVIGGLWAAACAAGVVAWTRREIQRAATIQEMFDVRLFRLSWNSIAAGDPIDTAQVNWLAKRYRGDRSALRDYYDVPRLPAPYDVVACQMLNLAWGARVRRRYARVLLTGVLAWSVAGVAVGAAAGLTVIETALWWYVPSLGVALLAWDALRAQREVAAERERLLGILWERVRASVTGSGVDLPATVRAVQDAIFQTRQRDIRVPTWFFSRFEAADRADFRAIMAELTSTVSVRTAGDRANA; encoded by the coding sequence ATGGAGAGTACGGCCATGCGCGGTCTACCGGATCTCGCCGGCAGATCTTTATCGGCCGGGTCGCCTTCTCCGCTTGCCGAGCGGCAGAATGCGAAGGATCTTATCCATTTGTTGAAGGCGATCATCATCGCGCACCGCCGGGCCCGGAGGTACGACGCGACGTATCTTTCGGTATCGATTCTTGTCGCGTTGTCCGGCCTGGTCGCAACATTTGTCAAAGGACTCGCCGTGCCGGTATCCGTGATCGGCGGACTATGGGCCGCCGCCTGCGCGGCGGGTGTGGTGGCGTGGACGCGGCGCGAGATCCAGCGTGCCGCCACAATCCAGGAGATGTTCGACGTGCGGCTCTTCCGGCTGTCGTGGAACTCGATCGCGGCCGGCGACCCGATCGACACCGCGCAGGTGAACTGGCTGGCCAAGCGGTACCGAGGGGACCGGTCGGCGCTGCGTGACTACTACGACGTCCCCAGGCTGCCCGCCCCGTACGACGTTGTCGCCTGCCAGATGCTCAACCTCGCCTGGGGCGCGCGGGTGCGCCGCCGCTACGCCCGGGTGCTGCTCACGGGCGTCCTGGCCTGGTCCGTCGCGGGCGTAGCGGTCGGCGCGGCGGCCGGACTAACGGTGATCGAGACGGCTCTGTGGTGGTACGTGCCGTCCCTCGGCGTGGCGCTGCTGGCCTGGGACGCCCTGCGGGCGCAGCGGGAGGTGGCCGCCGAGCGCGAGCGGCTGCTGGGCATCCTCTGGGAGCGGGTCCGGGCAAGCGTCACGGGCAGCGGCGTGGACCTGCCGGCGACCGTACGGGCGGTCCAGGACGCGATCTTTCAGACCCGCCAGCGGGACATCCGGGTGCCGACCTGGTTCTTCAGCCGTTTCGAGGCGGCTGACCGCGCCGACTTCCGGGCCATCATGGCCGAGCTCACGTCGACGGTCAGCGTCCGGACCGCCGGCGACCGGGCGAACGCGTGA
- a CDS encoding zinc-binding alcohol dehydrogenase family protein — protein sequence MSDMLAWEVRQPGPIATDPLRAVVRRRPEPDVGELLLRVRACAVCRTDLHVAEGDLPVHRPGVTPGHEIVGEVVALGDGVEGFGEGERVGVAWLRHTCGHCVYCLRGAENLCTESRYTGWDADGGYAQYTVAPAAYVYRLPERYSDAEVAPLLCAGIIGFRALRRADLPPGGRLGVYGFGASAHLATQVALAQGARVHVLTRAAAARALALDLGAASAGGADEPPPEPLDAAILFAPVGDLVPVALAALDRGGTLAIAGIHLTDIPPLNYERHLFQERQVRSVTANTRADGRDFLAFAAAHPLRVTTTPYPLEAAGTALADLAADRVNGAAVLVP from the coding sequence ATGAGCGACATGCTGGCGTGGGAGGTGCGGCAGCCGGGCCCGATCGCCACGGACCCCCTCCGCGCGGTGGTCCGGCGCCGCCCGGAGCCCGACGTGGGTGAGTTGCTTCTGCGGGTACGGGCGTGTGCCGTCTGCCGCACGGACCTGCATGTGGCGGAGGGCGACCTGCCCGTGCACCGCCCCGGCGTCACCCCCGGCCACGAGATCGTGGGTGAGGTGGTCGCGCTCGGCGACGGCGTCGAGGGGTTCGGCGAGGGGGAGCGGGTCGGCGTGGCGTGGCTGCGGCACACCTGCGGCCACTGCGTGTACTGCCTGCGCGGCGCGGAGAACCTCTGCACCGAGTCCCGCTACACCGGCTGGGACGCGGACGGCGGGTACGCGCAGTACACGGTCGCCCCGGCCGCATACGTATACCGGCTGCCCGAGCGCTACTCCGACGCCGAGGTCGCCCCGCTGCTGTGCGCCGGCATCATCGGCTTCCGGGCGCTGCGCCGCGCCGACCTGCCGCCCGGCGGCCGCCTCGGCGTGTACGGCTTCGGCGCCTCCGCCCACCTCGCCACCCAGGTCGCCCTCGCGCAGGGCGCGCGGGTGCACGTGCTCACCCGGGCGGCCGCCGCCCGCGCGCTCGCGCTCGACCTCGGTGCCGCCTCCGCGGGCGGTGCGGACGAACCGCCGCCCGAGCCGCTCGACGCCGCCATCCTCTTCGCGCCGGTCGGCGACCTCGTACCGGTCGCGCTCGCCGCCCTCGACCGCGGCGGCACGCTCGCGATCGCCGGCATCCACCTCACCGACATCCCGCCGCTGAACTACGAGCGCCACCTCTTCCAGGAGCGGCAGGTGCGCAGCGTCACCGCGAACACGCGCGCGGACGGGCGCGACTTCCTCGCCTTCGCCGCCGCGCACCCGCTGCGCGTCACCACCACGCCCTACCCGCTGGAGGCCGCCGGCACCGCGCTCGCCGACCTGGCCGCCGACCGGGTCAACGGGGCCGCCGTGCTGGTCCCGTGA
- the egtD gene encoding L-histidine N(alpha)-methyltransferase, with protein sequence MRLDIHLTEADLARALREDARAGLTATPKTLPPKWFYDAHGSELFERITELPEYYPTRAERAALTAHAGEIAEVTAAKTLVELGSGSSDKTRLLLDALHRYGTLGRFVPLDVSEPALRAAATAIDADYPDLDVHAIAGDFTRHLDEIPAGDGRLVVFLGGTIGNFEPAERARFLRDLRAVLHPGEWFLLGTDLVKDADTLVAAYDDSAGVTAEFNRNVLRVLNRQLDADFDPEAFDHVALWDAEREWIEMRLRAARPMRVRVAALDLSVSFANGEELYTEISAKFRRAGIAAELTAAGFEPVRWWTDTPGRFGVTLARAAIR encoded by the coding sequence GTGAGGCTCGACATCCACCTGACCGAGGCCGACCTGGCCCGCGCGCTGCGCGAGGACGCGCGCGCCGGGCTCACCGCGACACCCAAGACCCTGCCACCGAAGTGGTTCTACGACGCCCACGGCAGCGAGCTCTTCGAGCGGATCACCGAGCTGCCGGAGTACTACCCGACGCGCGCCGAGCGGGCCGCGCTCACCGCGCACGCCGGCGAGATCGCCGAGGTCACCGCCGCGAAGACCCTCGTCGAGCTCGGCTCGGGCTCCTCCGACAAGACCCGGCTGCTGCTGGACGCGCTGCACCGGTACGGCACGCTGGGCCGCTTCGTGCCGCTGGACGTCTCCGAGCCGGCGCTGCGCGCGGCCGCCACCGCGATCGACGCGGACTACCCCGACCTCGACGTGCACGCGATCGCCGGCGACTTCACCCGCCACCTGGACGAGATACCGGCCGGCGACGGGCGGCTCGTCGTGTTCCTGGGCGGCACGATCGGCAACTTCGAGCCGGCCGAGCGGGCCCGCTTCCTGCGCGACCTGCGCGCGGTGCTGCACCCGGGCGAGTGGTTCCTGCTCGGCACCGATTTGGTCAAGGACGCGGACACGCTGGTCGCGGCGTACGACGACAGCGCCGGCGTCACCGCCGAGTTCAACCGCAACGTGCTGCGCGTGCTCAACCGCCAGCTGGACGCCGACTTCGACCCGGAGGCGTTCGACCACGTGGCGCTCTGGGACGCGGAGCGGGAGTGGATCGAGATGCGGCTGCGGGCGGCCCGGCCGATGCGGGTGCGGGTGGCGGCGCTCGACCTGTCGGTGTCCTTCGCGAACGGCGAGGAGCTGTACACGGAGATCTCCGCGAAGTTCCGCCGGGCCGGCATCGCGGCCGAGCTCACGGCGGCGGGCTTCGAGCCGGTGCGGTGGTGGACCGACACGCCGGGGCGCTTCGGCGTGACGCTGGCCCGGGCGGCCATCCGGTGA
- a CDS encoding aminotransferase class V-fold PLP-dependent enzyme: MIDVERARRETPGCAHVAHLNNAGAALPPAAVTDAVVGHLRLEERIGGYEAAEAAEAEVEHVYTAIARLIGCAPHEVAVVENATRGWDMAFYALAFGPGDRILTTRTEYASNVIALLQVAARTGATVEVIETDGHGLPSLDHLARELSRGAALVAVTHVPTHSGLVNPAAEIGALARAAGVPYLLDACQSVGQLPVDVAAIGCDMLAATGRKFLRGPRGTGFLYVSERIVERLEPPFLDLHAATWTAPDAYEIRPDARRFETWETNYAGKIGLGVAVDYALGWGLDAIEARVTALAAGLRERLAEVPGVTVRDEGTRRCGIVTFTVDGVPAAEVSRRLRAAGVNTSVSPMEYARFDLAARGLPDVVRASVHYYNTEEELDRLVAGLRQ, translated from the coding sequence GTGATCGACGTCGAACGGGCGCGGAGGGAGACGCCGGGCTGCGCGCACGTGGCGCACCTCAACAACGCCGGCGCCGCCCTCCCGCCCGCCGCGGTCACCGACGCGGTCGTCGGCCACCTGCGCCTGGAGGAGCGGATCGGCGGGTACGAGGCGGCGGAGGCGGCCGAGGCCGAGGTGGAGCACGTCTACACGGCGATCGCGCGGCTGATCGGGTGCGCGCCGCACGAGGTCGCGGTGGTGGAAAACGCCACCCGCGGGTGGGACATGGCGTTCTACGCGCTGGCGTTCGGGCCCGGCGACCGCATCCTGACGACCCGCACCGAGTACGCGAGCAACGTGATCGCCCTGCTCCAGGTGGCCGCCCGCACCGGCGCCACCGTCGAGGTGATCGAGACCGACGGGCACGGCCTGCCCTCGCTGGACCACCTGGCCCGCGAGCTTTCGCGGGGCGCGGCGCTGGTCGCGGTCACCCACGTGCCCACGCACAGCGGGCTGGTCAACCCGGCCGCGGAGATCGGCGCGCTGGCCCGGGCGGCCGGCGTGCCGTACCTGCTGGACGCCTGCCAGTCGGTCGGCCAGCTGCCCGTCGACGTGGCCGCGATCGGGTGCGACATGCTCGCCGCCACCGGCCGCAAGTTCCTGCGGGGGCCGCGCGGCACCGGCTTCCTGTACGTGTCCGAGCGGATCGTCGAGCGCCTCGAACCGCCGTTCCTGGACCTGCACGCGGCGACCTGGACGGCGCCGGACGCGTACGAGATCAGGCCGGACGCCCGCCGCTTCGAGACGTGGGAGACCAACTACGCCGGCAAGATCGGGCTCGGCGTGGCGGTCGACTACGCGCTCGGGTGGGGGCTCGACGCGATCGAGGCGCGGGTCACCGCGCTCGCGGCCGGGCTGCGCGAGCGGCTCGCCGAGGTGCCCGGCGTGACCGTGCGCGACGAGGGGACGCGGCGGTGCGGCATCGTCACGTTCACCGTCGACGGCGTCCCGGCCGCCGAGGTCAGCCGGCGGCTGCGGGCGGCCGGGGTCAACACGAGCGTCTCCCCGATGGAGTACGCCCGCTTCGACCTCGCCGCCCGCGGCCTGCCCGACGTCGTGCGCGCCTCGGTGCACTACTACAACACCGAGGAGGAGCTGGACCGCCTGGTCGCCGGCCTACGGCAGTAG
- a CDS encoding alpha/beta hydrolase — protein sequence MTDADTAPPPRAHVRPDGTRLYASAIYATVLGHRPLRLDLRVPAGAGPWPVAIWVHGGGWRTGDRRILPATIAPLRFFERIQQRGYAVASVDYRLSAEAHFPAQLHDVKAAVRWLRAFAADLDLDAGRFAVWGESAGAHLAALAALTPDHATLEGDVGLTGVSSAVHAAVDWYGVTDILAMGGRNPESPSAQLLGAPPAEVPDLARLASPTEHTHPDAPPFLCVHGTDDRVVPYSQSEHLAALLHAYGLRCDLHPVPGADHIFEGAPDVAALIDASIDFLDDTLKPTRH from the coding sequence GTGACCGACGCCGACACCGCGCCGCCGCCGCGCGCCCACGTCCGCCCGGACGGCACCCGCCTGTACGCCAGCGCCATCTACGCGACGGTGCTCGGCCACCGCCCCCTCCGCCTCGACCTGCGCGTCCCCGCCGGCGCCGGCCCGTGGCCGGTCGCCATCTGGGTGCACGGCGGCGGGTGGCGCACGGGCGACCGCCGCATTCTGCCGGCCACCATCGCCCCGTTGCGGTTCTTCGAGCGCATCCAGCAGCGGGGGTACGCGGTCGCGAGCGTCGACTACCGCCTGTCCGCCGAGGCGCACTTCCCCGCTCAGCTGCACGACGTGAAGGCGGCGGTCCGGTGGCTGCGCGCCTTCGCCGCCGACCTCGACCTGGACGCCGGCCGCTTCGCGGTGTGGGGCGAGTCCGCGGGCGCGCACCTGGCCGCACTCGCCGCGCTGACGCCCGACCACGCCACGCTGGAGGGCGACGTGGGGCTGACCGGCGTGTCGAGCGCGGTGCACGCGGCCGTCGACTGGTACGGCGTCACCGACATCCTCGCGATGGGCGGCCGAAACCCGGAGAGCCCGTCGGCGCAGCTGCTCGGCGCGCCGCCGGCCGAGGTGCCCGACCTGGCGAGGCTGGCCAGCCCGACCGAACACACCCATCCGGACGCGCCGCCGTTCCTGTGCGTGCACGGCACCGACGACCGCGTCGTGCCCTACTCACAGAGCGAACACCTGGCCGCGCTGCTGCACGCGTACGGCCTGCGCTGCGACCTGCACCCGGTGCCCGGCGCCGACCACATCTTCGAGGGCGCCCCGGACGTGGCCGCCCTGATCGACGCGTCGATCGACTTCCTGGACGACACCCTCAAACCCACGAGGCATTGA
- a CDS encoding glutamate-cysteine ligase family protein, which produces MSHLESVTATAPLVTDRADAEGYVGRVCFKTGPPRHVGVELEWTVHHTEDLSRPLDPAALTAALGDHAPRTLRPESPHLPLPHGGTVTLEPGGQVEISTPPASSLSRLHAGTAADIDYVAARLAGAGLRLGDHGCDPHRPARRVLHTPRYQAMERAFDRIGPHGRDWMSGSAGLQVCLDAGTGDRVAARWTALHRLGPVLVALFANSPRQAGRHTGWASSRVRTWFGTDPSRTHPPPPGDGEAGSWAGRILDTPVLFVREGEEVVDTPGPVTFAGWIDGVAGAPDRPPTYDDLDYHLSTLFTPVRARGYLEVRYLDTQPSGDWFAPVAVLAALFAREETVDEVSARALPTADRWVAAARDGLADPVIGAVAPGLVELARRALADTDLTAAQAGAVDKRLQEALQ; this is translated from the coding sequence GTGTCACATCTCGAATCGGTAACGGCGACCGCACCACTGGTCACCGATCGGGCGGATGCCGAGGGTTATGTGGGGCGGGTCTGCTTCAAGACCGGACCACCCCGCCACGTCGGCGTCGAGCTCGAATGGACCGTCCACCACACCGAAGATCTGTCCCGTCCCCTCGACCCCGCCGCGCTCACCGCGGCACTCGGTGACCACGCGCCGCGCACGCTGCGGCCGGAGAGTCCACACCTCCCGTTGCCGCACGGCGGCACGGTCACCCTCGAGCCGGGCGGCCAGGTGGAGATATCCACCCCGCCCGCCTCCTCCCTTTCCCGACTGCACGCCGGCACGGCGGCCGACATCGACTACGTCGCGGCCCGCCTGGCCGGCGCCGGCCTGCGCCTCGGCGACCACGGGTGCGACCCGCACCGGCCGGCGCGGCGCGTGCTGCACACGCCGCGCTACCAGGCGATGGAGCGGGCCTTCGACCGCATCGGGCCGCACGGCCGCGACTGGATGTCCGGGTCCGCGGGGCTCCAGGTCTGCCTCGACGCGGGAACAGGCGACCGGGTCGCCGCCCGCTGGACCGCGCTGCACAGGCTCGGTCCGGTGCTGGTGGCCCTGTTCGCCAACTCGCCCCGGCAGGCCGGCCGGCACACCGGCTGGGCGTCCAGCCGGGTGCGCACCTGGTTCGGCACCGACCCGAGCCGCACCCATCCGCCACCGCCGGGTGACGGAGAGGCGGGCTCGTGGGCCGGCCGCATCCTCGACACGCCGGTGCTCTTCGTCCGCGAGGGCGAGGAGGTGGTGGACACGCCCGGGCCGGTGACGTTCGCCGGCTGGATCGACGGCGTCGCGGGCGCGCCGGACCGGCCACCCACCTACGACGACCTCGACTACCACCTGTCCACGCTCTTCACGCCGGTGCGGGCCAGGGGCTATCTCGAGGTCCGCTACCTGGACACCCAGCCGTCCGGCGACTGGTTCGCCCCGGTGGCGGTACTCGCGGCGCTTTTCGCTCGTGAGGAGACGGTGGACGAGGTGTCCGCGCGGGCCCTGCCCACCGCGGACCGATGGGTGGCGGCGGCGCGCGACGGGCTCGCGGACCCGGTGATCGGCGCGGTCGCGCCGGGGCTCGTGGAGCTGGCGCGCAGGGCGCTCGCCGACACCGACCTCACCGCGGCGCAGGCCGGCGCGGTGGACAAGCGGCTTCAGGAGGCTTTGCAGTGA